ATTGCATATGGATTCCCGTTTCCAGGACGCTATGAAGGATAGTTATTCATTTTTTTAAAATACATCAGAAGGTTGTAAAATGATAATATGGGTGGACGCAGATGCTTGCCCTGTGGTGATCAAGGATATCTTATTCAGAGCGGCAGAACGCACAGGAGTTCAGCTGACTCTAGTAGCTAATCAATATATGCGCATACCAAAGTCTCGCTTCATAAAAATGCTTCAGGTAGAATCAGGATTTGATGTGGCAGACAATGAAATAGTTAAAAGACTTGGGCCAGGAGATCTTGTAATAACAAGCGATATTCCATTGGCTGCGGAAGTTATCGAAAAAGGAGGGCATGCTCTAAGCCCTCGCGGA
The Desulforegula conservatrix Mb1Pa DNA segment above includes these coding regions:
- a CDS encoding YaiI/YqxD family protein — encoded protein: MIIWVDADACPVVIKDILFRAAERTGVQLTLVANQYMRIPKSRFIKMLQVESGFDVADNEIVKRLGPGDLVITSDIPLAAEVIEKGGHALSPRGELYSTDNIRERLNMRDFLDTLRGSGIDTGGPPPLNQRNRNDFANHLDKFLTRYLRSS